A DNA window from Pseudodesulfovibrio thermohalotolerans contains the following coding sequences:
- a CDS encoding response regulator receiver domain, which produces MPNAAELIQEVYIDPIKSVLFIDDKFPTYADAINGIETEEVVPDAEALKQEDDAQYADLFAGKQKRSVDSGEEPILPDVERALNLTRSCRECGYIFDVENTAKTALGYEKEASFINKADFVVLDFILDDKTDSGRSALEILELLNNTKRFNLVVVYTNNDPFEVAHEIAHFLRGKNEQAKISKGAARRLGEIPGEVLGGYLADYLSGELAPLADWYKKQELKGSPKEEDLENAFEAYANTRFPNSPVRVDSLLRGCGTASDQSPWICGKGVFIAVVHKNKAEATVKTLLGILKDCLTTYVPSPISMLIHKSINTLKEGGTNILEQAFGDKETRAALLYRALTAECRASNSERVSELRFGDLMRKALSVLSFEVQKRTTDFGSRLLSHCTDSCAEENQFNLATKLEKLKCEDERQFFLNVNATLCCQPLETGHMTTGMIFRQKDKKNRIWICATPACDLVPGRDKKGGGYRGLLSPANYFEALRIQRDAKLDRVLSVATQANHLFINVDGKIQAFQILQGNSRQPQSYIFYTQDGGYLNDDSTLTLKTICTEEHDGSPSLVFHEHEFEVIGQLRPEYASRFLTITGDWNSRIGVDFVNFSGEKEQ; this is translated from the coding sequence ATGCCTAATGCTGCCGAACTGATCCAGGAAGTATACATCGACCCGATTAAAAGCGTCTTGTTCATCGACGACAAATTTCCGACGTATGCCGACGCAATCAACGGAATTGAAACCGAAGAGGTCGTCCCCGACGCTGAAGCCCTGAAGCAGGAAGATGATGCGCAGTATGCAGACCTCTTCGCAGGCAAGCAGAAGCGTTCTGTTGATAGTGGAGAAGAGCCGATTCTGCCCGATGTCGAACGCGCGTTGAATTTGACCCGGTCATGCCGGGAGTGTGGGTACATCTTCGATGTTGAGAATACTGCCAAAACCGCGCTCGGCTATGAAAAAGAGGCAAGTTTTATCAATAAAGCCGACTTCGTGGTTCTTGATTTCATCTTGGATGACAAAACGGATAGCGGACGATCTGCGCTGGAGATCCTCGAACTGTTGAACAATACTAAAAGGTTCAACTTGGTAGTCGTTTATACCAACAACGACCCGTTTGAGGTCGCGCATGAAATCGCGCATTTCCTTCGCGGGAAAAACGAGCAGGCAAAAATAAGTAAGGGAGCAGCTCGACGTCTCGGGGAAATTCCTGGAGAAGTGCTTGGGGGATATTTGGCCGATTATCTTTCCGGTGAATTAGCTCCTCTCGCGGATTGGTATAAAAAACAGGAATTGAAAGGCTCACCGAAAGAAGAGGATCTCGAAAACGCATTTGAGGCATACGCGAACACAAGATTCCCGAACAGTCCCGTGCGTGTGGATTCCCTTTTGCGAGGCTGCGGGACGGCCTCGGACCAGTCACCTTGGATATGTGGCAAGGGAGTCTTCATCGCCGTCGTCCATAAAAACAAAGCAGAAGCCACTGTAAAGACTCTGCTGGGAATTTTGAAAGACTGTTTGACGACGTATGTCCCATCCCCCATATCGATGCTTATTCACAAAAGCATCAACACGTTGAAGGAGGGAGGGACGAATATTCTCGAACAAGCCTTCGGGGACAAGGAAACCCGTGCCGCTTTGCTTTATCGTGCCTTGACGGCCGAGTGCCGTGCATCGAATTCGGAAAGGGTTTCGGAGTTGAGATTTGGCGATTTGATGAGAAAGGCACTTTCGGTACTTTCCTTCGAGGTCCAAAAGAGAACAACGGATTTTGGTAGCCGTTTATTATCGCATTGTACCGACTCTTGTGCCGAGGAAAATCAATTCAATCTTGCTACAAAGTTGGAAAAGCTCAAATGTGAAGATGAGCGGCAGTTTTTCCTAAACGTCAACGCAACCCTTTGCTGCCAACCCTTGGAAACCGGGCACATGACGACGGGGATGATTTTTCGCCAAAAAGATAAGAAAAATCGTATCTGGATTTGCGCTACGCCTGCCTGCGACCTTGTCCCGGGAAGAGATAAAAAGGGGGGCGGATATAGGGGGCTGTTGTCTCCGGCCAACTATTTCGAAGCGTTGAGAATTCAGCGTGACGCAAAATTGGACCGAGTGTTGTCGGTTGCGACGCAAGCTAACCATTTATTCATCAATGTCGATGGTAAAATACAAGCATTCCAAATCCTCCAAGGAAACAGCCGACAGCCGCAGTCCTATATCTTTTACACACAAGACGGCGGATATCTGAATGACGACAGCACACTGACGTTGAAAACGATTTGTACCGAAGAGCACGATGGGAGTCCTTCTTTGGTATTTCATGAACACGAATTCGAGGTAATAGGACAGTTGCGTCCGGAATATGCCAGTAGATTTTTAACGATTACTGGTGATTGGAATTCCAGAATCGGGGTCGATTTTGTTAATTTCTCGGGGGAAAAGGAACAGTAG
- a CDS encoding DNA-methyltransferase, with protein sequence MKDLRKQDYLGVTSSSEDGDIHNNDAYLFLENCPAHRYEAIITDPPYEIGIASKEWDCKELQIDVLAYQFHRVLKPGGNVFVFCSDFQFGTWYRELSRYFTKLRKYAWCKPDSVGYNKGMFQESFELGLHACSDDSYFDMGNYYKNHTVTGKTSGKERIMPDPDEEWTKGKGSKALHPTQKSLEVIKNLVTALSKEGDTILDPFSGTGTLGVAAKQLGRKFELVEYGFRNHIAAWDRILGRDLTS encoded by the coding sequence TTGAAAGACCTTCGGAAACAAGACTATCTGGGAGTGACTTCATCTTCGGAAGACGGCGACATCCACAACAATGACGCATACCTGTTTTTGGAGAATTGTCCTGCCCATCGGTACGAAGCCATAATCACGGACCCGCCCTACGAAATCGGAATTGCAAGCAAGGAATGGGATTGTAAAGAGCTACAGATCGACGTCCTGGCTTACCAGTTCCATCGGGTCCTGAAACCTGGAGGCAATGTTTTTGTCTTCTGCTCGGACTTCCAATTCGGCACCTGGTATCGAGAGCTCTCCCGCTACTTCACCAAGTTGCGCAAGTATGCTTGGTGCAAGCCTGATTCGGTCGGATACAACAAAGGTATGTTTCAGGAAAGCTTTGAACTCGGGCTGCATGCCTGCTCGGACGATTCATACTTCGACATGGGGAATTATTATAAAAATCATACCGTCACAGGAAAAACATCGGGAAAGGAACGGATAATGCCAGACCCAGATGAAGAGTGGACAAAGGGAAAAGGCTCCAAGGCCCTTCATCCCACTCAAAAATCTCTGGAGGTAATCAAAAACCTGGTTACCGCATTGAGCAAAGAAGGCGACACGATTCTTGATCCCTTTTCCGGCACCGGTACTCTAGGGGTCGCAGCCAAGCAGTTGGGCAGGAAATTTGAACTGGTCGAGTATGGATTCCGAAACCACATTGCGGCTTGGGATAGGATTCTGGGGAGAGATTTAACCAGCTAG
- a CDS encoding PEGA domain-containing protein yields MVRTAAILSALACLLLVAACGVPKQKIAVSTDPLGATVYADGKKTCGATPCSVSLDRQSDHLLTIVKEGYKQEEIMIRRRFKPDRAIRDGVISGIIKGADPKDVASEAAREVDEQERSGEAYVLDPSIVTIKLTPAGAGI; encoded by the coding sequence ATGGTCCGAACGGCAGCCATCCTGAGCGCTCTCGCCTGCCTTCTGCTGGTAGCCGCCTGTGGCGTGCCCAAGCAGAAAATCGCCGTGTCCACCGATCCGCTGGGCGCGACCGTGTACGCGGACGGCAAAAAAACCTGCGGGGCAACGCCCTGCTCGGTCAGTCTGGACCGGCAGTCCGACCACCTCCTGACCATCGTTAAGGAAGGATACAAGCAGGAAGAGATAATGATCCGCCGCCGGTTCAAACCGGACCGGGCCATCCGGGACGGGGTCATCTCCGGCATCATCAAGGGCGCGGACCCCAAGGATGTGGCCTCGGAGGCGGCCCGAGAAGTGGATGAACAGGAACGTAGCGGCGAAGCCTACGTGCTGGACCCGTCCATCGTGACCATCAAGCTGACGCCTGCGGGCGCGGGAATCTGA
- a CDS encoding integrase domain-containing protein, whose amino-acid sequence MTKSISLVLGANRATLSGSRSKQHRVRQNARAFAKRLRREGFGVRKWTNVTNKHFAAVARQMQEEGKGDGRIAEIFSAARDLCKAYGNTGISPTNDAFDVRRGSIANANSKAVAPAFVQGAIDKLENEFGYEYGPRCAAQIRLQWELGLRREESAKVDLVTDWDREGRSLLVQYGTKGGRPRTLTNLSDKQQEALERALPYTSQSNRPGVHNLMPEGMGDKWQEKLSYAARLCGFTKKESGWTLHSNRHERFHRLYVEHTGFQPPNQHPSVKVFQQTAYDVAGDEWPRLDAEARDEIEVTAGHSAGRRDVSDAYLGSSQ is encoded by the coding sequence ATGACAAAATCCATCAGTCTGGTACTGGGCGCGAACAGGGCAACCCTGTCCGGTTCGCGCTCGAAGCAGCACAGGGTCCGTCAGAATGCCCGAGCCTTTGCCAAGCGGCTTCGCCGTGAAGGGTTCGGGGTTCGCAAATGGACCAATGTCACGAACAAGCATTTTGCGGCTGTTGCCCGGCAAATGCAGGAAGAAGGCAAGGGTGACGGGCGCATCGCCGAAATTTTTTCGGCGGCCCGTGACCTTTGCAAGGCCTACGGAAATACTGGCATCAGCCCGACCAATGACGCGTTTGACGTCCGGCGGGGCAGCATTGCCAACGCCAACAGCAAAGCGGTTGCCCCCGCCTTCGTGCAGGGGGCAATCGACAAGCTGGAAAACGAGTTTGGCTATGAATACGGTCCCCGGTGTGCCGCCCAAATTCGCCTGCAATGGGAACTTGGTCTTCGTCGAGAAGAGTCGGCCAAAGTCGATTTGGTCACGGACTGGGACAGGGAAGGCCGCAGCCTGCTCGTCCAGTATGGGACGAAAGGGGGACGGCCGAGGACGCTGACCAATCTGTCCGACAAGCAGCAGGAAGCCCTGGAACGGGCGTTGCCATATACCAGCCAATCCAACAGACCGGGGGTACATAATCTCATGCCTGAAGGGATGGGCGACAAGTGGCAGGAAAAACTGTCCTACGCGGCTAGGCTTTGCGGGTTCACCAAGAAAGAAAGTGGGTGGACGCTGCACAGCAACCGTCATGAACGGTTTCACCGCCTGTACGTTGAACACACGGGCTTCCAACCGCCCAATCAGCACCCTTCAGTAAAAGTCTTCCAACAAACTGCTTATGACGTGGCAGGGGATGAATGGCCTCGGCTTGACGCCGAAGCCCGTGACGAAATCGAAGTGACCGCAGGACATTCCGCAGGAAGGCGGGATGTGTCCGATGCCTACCTTGGCAGTAGTCAGTGA
- a CDS encoding DUF721 domain-containing protein translates to MAYRRTTDRPKRLRKAKSVSDALPGFLKGLDRSGGRDLVRLWRAWDELLGDVAQMARPLGHRGGRLVLAADDPIVMQEAHYLGPMILERVNGFLGKEVFDKVVFELLNGRVPLDGEVRPEAPEPPRKLKKPEKLGSLNDKLDPDSPVGRCYRAYQRLFDDS, encoded by the coding sequence ATGGCATACCGGCGTACTACCGACCGACCCAAACGGCTGAGGAAGGCGAAAAGCGTCAGCGACGCCCTGCCCGGCTTCCTGAAGGGACTGGACAGGAGCGGCGGACGCGACCTTGTCCGCCTGTGGCGCGCCTGGGACGAACTCTTGGGCGACGTGGCCCAAATGGCCCGCCCGCTTGGCCATCGCGGCGGGAGGCTTGTCCTGGCGGCCGACGATCCCATCGTCATGCAGGAAGCCCATTACCTCGGCCCCATGATCCTCGAACGGGTCAATGGATTTTTAGGCAAGGAAGTCTTTGACAAAGTGGTGTTCGAGTTGCTAAACGGCAGAGTTCCTTTGGACGGAGAAGTCCGGCCGGAGGCTCCCGAGCCTCCGAGGAAACTTAAAAAACCTGAGAAGTTAGGCAGCCTGAATGATAAGCTGGACCCGGATTCGCCGGTTGGCAGATGTTACCGGGCCTATCAGCGATTGTTTGACGACTCGTAA
- a CDS encoding tyrosine-type recombinase/integrase, with product MPYKEGKRWRGVVRFTPTHGPIIRRTKFFETKRQAEDWEGETVKALKVADQKNPAKADVIGRALTVTEWANRYLDHVEATMCRKTYNEKRLAFQRLGSFLRDDRSLVGRISLHVALEHLTGVARVVSGNSANKDRKNLAAAWVWGIKYLNLDRDIPFQHVDRFPEDRHPRYVPPLDDFRKTVGLAGPRRRQLLLLAFHTAPRRSELWQLKWSEVDFGSGLVGYWTRKRRSGNAEFDELPMSAGLRAKLAEWKLVSGAEDLVFGNRFNGLLDPNNRWLKRLCAEAGVKPFGFHGIRHLAARVAIDNGATIMEVKHLLRHKSIATTQRYILRVKKTTGAVDALDAALGDAVGS from the coding sequence ATGCCTTACAAGGAAGGAAAACGGTGGAGGGGCGTGGTGCGTTTCACCCCGACACATGGTCCGATCATCAGGCGCACGAAGTTCTTTGAAACCAAGAGACAGGCAGAGGACTGGGAAGGCGAAACCGTCAAGGCATTGAAGGTGGCCGACCAGAAAAACCCTGCCAAGGCCGATGTGATTGGCCGGGCTCTGACCGTGACGGAATGGGCGAATCGTTACCTCGATCACGTCGAGGCAACTATGTGCCGGAAGACCTACAACGAAAAGCGGTTGGCTTTCCAGCGACTGGGGTCTTTCCTCAGGGACGACCGGTCGCTGGTCGGGCGAATCAGTCTTCATGTGGCCTTGGAACACCTGACCGGGGTAGCCAGGGTAGTGTCCGGGAATTCGGCCAACAAGGACCGCAAGAATCTGGCCGCCGCCTGGGTGTGGGGAATCAAGTACCTCAATCTGGACCGGGACATCCCCTTTCAGCATGTGGACAGGTTCCCCGAGGATCGCCATCCGCGATACGTCCCGCCTTTGGACGACTTCCGCAAGACGGTGGGCTTGGCCGGACCTCGTCGTCGGCAACTGCTGTTGCTGGCCTTCCATACCGCGCCGCGCAGGAGCGAGCTCTGGCAGCTCAAGTGGAGCGAAGTGGACTTCGGTTCCGGGCTTGTCGGCTACTGGACACGGAAGCGGCGAAGCGGAAACGCGGAATTCGACGAGCTCCCCATGTCCGCAGGGCTTCGCGCCAAGCTGGCCGAATGGAAGCTGGTGTCCGGCGCCGAGGACCTGGTCTTTGGCAATCGGTTCAACGGTCTTCTGGACCCTAACAATCGGTGGCTGAAGCGGTTGTGCGCCGAAGCCGGGGTGAAGCCGTTCGGTTTTCACGGCATCCGCCACCTGGCGGCCCGAGTGGCTATCGACAACGGTGCGACCATCATGGAAGTGAAGCACCTGCTTCGGCACAAGTCCATCGCCACGACCCAGCGCTACATCCTCCGGGTGAAGAAGACCACCGGTGCCGTGGATGCCCTGGATGCGGCCCTGGGCGATGCGGTCGGGAGCTGA
- a CDS encoding helix-turn-helix domain-containing protein produces the protein MSENQVVDLTPEKTPEQSLKEEVGLYLKLVRDTQGKPLNWVAQKLGYSNSFISQIEKGRAPIPLDRVLDFSLAYDLPIPEFVRIVLVTMHNDTYKALMSILENDPEMAHAAKQCHSTNDAKLRAKRRKALNPGLSSKSLDRMREFILKNQKPAYGKPMAGDA, from the coding sequence ATGTCTGAAAATCAAGTCGTCGACCTCACCCCTGAAAAAACCCCGGAACAATCTCTCAAGGAAGAAGTCGGGCTTTATCTGAAGCTTGTCCGGGATACTCAGGGCAAACCTTTGAACTGGGTCGCCCAGAAGTTGGGATACTCCAACTCGTTCATATCCCAGATCGAGAAAGGGCGCGCTCCCATTCCGCTGGATCGGGTCCTAGACTTTTCCTTGGCCTATGACCTCCCCATACCGGAGTTCGTTCGTATCGTTCTCGTCACCATGCACAACGACACGTATAAGGCGTTGATGAGCATACTGGAAAATGATCCGGAAATGGCCCATGCAGCTAAGCAGTGCCACTCGACGAACGATGCGAAACTACGAGCCAAACGACGTAAAGCCCTCAATCCGGGACTGAGCTCAAAGTCCCTTGATCGGATGCGAGAATTCATCCTGAAAAACCAAAAACCGGCATACGGGAAACCGATGGCAGGCGACGCTTGA
- a CDS encoding ATP-binding protein, which produces MSEEVKEISFDELGLTKPLEKMTAKELRALCMEKLPMITGASGKEKEELVQEIKDVFGIVEEEQISPYKRQIHEIKKQIRAMRVQRGEIEDRALRDRLRRKINKLKKRTRRLARAV; this is translated from the coding sequence ATGAGTGAAGAAGTAAAAGAGATTTCCTTTGACGAGCTTGGCCTGACCAAGCCCCTCGAAAAGATGACCGCCAAGGAGCTGCGTGCCCTGTGCATGGAAAAGCTCCCCATGATTACCGGCGCATCCGGCAAGGAAAAGGAAGAGCTGGTTCAGGAGATCAAGGACGTCTTCGGCATCGTCGAAGAAGAGCAGATCTCCCCGTACAAGCGCCAGATCCACGAGATCAAGAAGCAGATCCGCGCCATGCGCGTGCAGCGTGGTGAGATTGAAGACCGTGCCCTGCGCGACCGTCTGCGCCGTAAAATCAACAAACTGAAGAAGCGCACCCGCCGACTCGCCCGGGCTGTGTAA